The following are from one region of the Etheostoma spectabile isolate EspeVRDwgs_2016 chromosome 2, UIUC_Espe_1.0, whole genome shotgun sequence genome:
- the LOC116670583 gene encoding voltage-dependent calcium channel gamma-5 subunit — protein MSLCGRKALTLLSSVFAVCALGLLGIAVSTDYWLYLEEGVILPLNQTNEIRMSLHSGLWRVCFLAGEEKGRCFTIEYVMPTNVQMTSESTVSVLKMIRSATPFPLVSLFFMFIGFVLSNIGHIRPHRTILAFVSGIFFILSGLSLVVGLVLYISNINDEMLNRTKTNEAYFSYNYGWSFAFAAISFLLTEAAGVMSVYLFMKRYTAEEMYRPHQGFYRPRLSNCSDYSCQFLHPDALAGRGRSASAISSEASVQMNSHNYPALLKCPEYEQMSSSPC, from the exons ATGAGCCTATGTGGCAGAAAGGCGCTGACTTTGCTGAGCAGCGTGTTCGCTGTTTGCGCTCTGGGCCTGTTGGGGATCGCTGTAAGCACAGACTACTGGCTCTACCTGGAGGAAGGCGTCATCCTTCCCCTCAACCAGACCAACGAGATACGCATGTCCCTTCACTCTGGCCTCTGGAGGGTTTGCTTCTTGGCTG GGGAGGAGAAAGGCCGGTGTTTTACTATAGAGTATGTGATGCCCACCAACGTCCAGATGACCTCCGAGTCCACTGTTAGTGTCCTGA AGATGATCCGTTCTGCCACACCCTTTCCTCTGGTCAGCCTCTTCTTCATGTTCATTGGTTTTGTACTGAGTAACATCGGCCACATCCGCCCCCATCGCACCATCCTGGCCTTTGTTTCTGGAATCTTCTTCATCCTGTCAG GTCTCTCTCTGGTAGTTGGTCTTGTGTTGTACATCTCCAACATTAATGATGAAATGTTAAACAGAACCAAAACTAACGAGGCCTACTTCAGCTACAATTATGGCTGGTCATTTGCTTTTGCTGCCATCTCCTTCCTGCTCACTGAG GCGGCAGGTGTTATGTCAGTGTACCTGTTCATGAAGCGTTACACAGCAGAGGAAATGTATCGGCCCCATCAGGGTTTCTACCGGCCTCGCCTCAGCAACTGTTCAGATTACTCTTGCCAGTTCCTCCATCCAGATGCCTTGGCCGGGCGTGGTCGCAGTGCCTCCGCCATCTCCTCTGAGGCCTCCGTCCAGATGAACTCTCACAACTACCCTGCTCTCCTCAAGTGTCCTGAGTATGAACAAATGTCCTCCTCGCCTTGCTGA